CGTCGTACTGGACGCGCCCGGCAATCTGCCCATGGTGGTTGCTCTTACCGATGGGATGACCCGCAAGGAGAAACTGCGTGTCATCAACGTGGCCACCATCACCGCCGTTCTGGTGGGGCTGGCGTTTCTCTTTTTCGGCCTGTTTCTGCTGAAGGCCATGGGTATCTCCGTGGGCGCTTTCGCCGTGGCCGGCGGCATCATCCTGATGGTGCTCTCGGTCAAGTACATGACGACAGGTCATATGGTGGATTCTTCGCGTGAAGAAATGATAGCCGTGGTGCCCATCGGCACGCCGCTGCTCACCGGCCCGGCGACCATCACCACGCTCATCTTTCTCAACACACAGTTTCCGACGTATATTGTGTTGCTGTCATTTGCCCTGAATGTGCTGATTGCCTGGATTATCTTCGTGGCCGGGGACAGGATAATCAGCT
This DNA window, taken from Dehalococcoidia bacterium, encodes the following:
- a CDS encoding MarC family protein, which produces MTTTFWEAFVLTFVPLFVVLDAPGNLPMVVALTDGMTRKEKLRVINVATITAVLVGLAFLFFGLFLLKAMGISVGAFAVAGGIILMVLSVKYMTTGHMVDSSREEMIAVVPIGTPLLTGPATITTLIFLNTQFPTYIVLLSFALNVLIAWIIFVAGDRIISFLGQGGIKAVSKVFSLLLAAIAVDLIIKGLNLLNILNNG